In Corylus avellana chromosome ca8, CavTom2PMs-1.0, the genomic stretch ctgttttttgctttttagtaaaaaataaaaaagcattaacaaacaactcaatacacaaaacactcaaaattactcacctttatatcacaatacaatcaaaaagcaaaaagccTTTTAAAAAGCATTAGCAAACGAGCGCGATTTTTCTCATGAAAGACAAAAGAATTTACACAAGAGGTATCAAAATgtttataataatttatcacTGAAATCTCAAATTTctacataattaacaaaaactTTTGTAGCCAAGTCATACCTATCCTGCTTTGAAAGGAGGTCTTGGATCCAACCCATGGAAGGGAAGGATTTTGGGAGTGGGGAGAACCATCCCCCAGTTTGTAGCCTACTATTGCTGTTTGATGCCAAAAAAGGGAGGATTATCACAAAagtaaaaatgcaaaaagaagCAACAATATTAACGCTAATGCGGGCACTCAGTCAGAATATCCAACTTGCCTTTCCTCATAATGTACTCCTAAGTTCTAACTTGGACCTTTCAAAACATACTATTGATTACTTTTTGGGTTCCCACTACATTTCAATTTATTGGTGGTGGTCTTATTCCCACACCATGGGAGTAGCCAAAGTGGAGACTCTTTGTAACTGTAAGTTGCCATAACAATTATACCAAAACAAGTTTCTGACAAATACAACTAAATAGTCACCGATGACTATAAAGCACCATGGTCCTTCAACAATACTAAACAATATGTTTTAAACCTCAAGTTGTTACAAACAAGTTTACCAAATAGATTAATGATTAAGGCAATCACCACAGTTTAAGTCACCTCAATCACAATatgcagaaaataaaataaatatagagaTTTGGTGACAAAGTGAAAACCTTCTGAAGAAttattcaaaagtaaaaccgCTCTGGAGGGCTAGCGAACCCCAAAGGTATCTACTATGTAAACAAACTCTTCGTTTCTTCCCATACAAATAGTTCTTGAAAAATCCAATTTGCATGATTTCACTCATTTCAACAAATTCTGCTTTGAAGCTAAAACATATAACGCTCGCCTAAATGGCTAAGTCATAGATGCCACAAGACAGTACCATCAatatatgattaaatgattatgCCGAAGTGGATGTTGCAACTCCACGTGTAACTATATTCCTTCttataaaaattgtcaattttctAATCTTTCATTCCCCCAAAATACCTTCAGTTATTTTCACAACTTTATCTCTAATTGAATAACTATAGTCCAAAGAATCCAATGCGcctaaaaatatatgatttttcatACAGTCTGGAACATATTAAACATTAATCAGTGTTCCCACAACCCCAACAAACATCCTGACTTTTTATGGTACCTATTCCGATAGCCTTACACATAGCATCATTACCCATCAGAATAGTACCGGCATTACAAGATTTAAACGTCTCAAACCATTGCTATTTGGACACATGATATGAGCCAATGCAATCCAAAATCCTAGAATCTAAGAGAGAATATGTATCTAAAGAAACTAAGAGAAAATCTATGCAAATCTTCCAAATCTTATTTCATTACTCTGCAATCCTTTGTAGTACCCTTTTATGTGACTGCAAAATCTTTTGTAGTGTCCATTTTTTGAGACAATAATAGCACTCCACATCTTTTGCATCTGCCAAAATTCTTCATCCTTTACCAATCGTGACTTAGACCGAGATTGCCTACTTTTGTCATTCTTCCCCTTAGACTTACCGCTTTCGCACTTTGGCTCAGACCTTGCCGCAAgcctatcattttttttttttataaataatcgagatatcattaaaagcataggGTGTTCCCATGTACACAAAAATTATACAAGAGATGttacctaactagaaggagcaaaaagtacaacaaaatcattataATTAATCACCAAAGAAGAAACATAAGCAGTTGTACAAAAATACAAAGTGTTAAACAATAAAAACTTAATATTCTCTAAAGTCCTCTCACGatcctcaaaacacctattGTTCATTTCCCTacatagacaccacaaaaggcatgaagccaccatcttccacacaacaaaACTTTAAGTGTTGCCAaaagtccaccaacaagcataaaAATTGACTACACATCTAGGTATAACCTAAGACAACCCAAATCgattgaagaaaacattccaaatggAAGAAGTaacctcacaatgaaggagaagaCGGTCCACATACTCCTCATTCTTTTTtcacatacaacacctatcGACCACAATGACATACCGCTTCCAAAGATTGTCCATTGTAAGGATCTTTTCCAAAGccgccgaccacacaaaaaaggCAATCCTCAATGAAACCTCAGCCTTCCATaaactcttccaagggaaatggAAATCATCGTGACAACCCATGACCTTGTAAAAGGATTTAACACCAAATAACCATCTTTTGGGAAGGACCCACTACAACTTGTCTTCCCCTTCCCATCTCATTCTGACTAAATACAACATCATGAAGAACGAGGCAAAGGCATCTACCTCCCAATCCTGAGTCGCTCTAATAAATATCACATTCCATTGAATGGCACCTCCAAAAAAGCCCAGGAGAACCACAACAGGAGCATCATTTGTgcaagcaataccaaataaaactggAAAGGCATCCTTAAGGGCCATATCCTCACACCAAATATTACGCAAGAATCTAACCTTGAagccatctcccacctcaaatctaatGTGACTATGGAACTTCTcccaacccctcctaatattcttccataaaccCACCCCATACGTTCAAGTGAATGAAATGATACATGtgaagaaaatcagaaaagtaACAATCTCAATAGCTTTTGGATTTGCtaagcttttaaaatgataTCATAATATTAAGAAATATCACTTCCAAACAGTTTGGTTACCTCAGTGAAGTCACCATCAGAAAGCATAGCAATGTGAATGTCTATTGGTGCATTAACTGCTTGCAGGAGAATTTCACTTGAGATTTTCTTTATGCCTAAGAGgattaagaggaaaaaatttcaagaaaaaaataaataaaagagagaaagataagTAACCATTTAAGAGAACATAAACTTGAAGAGAACCTACAGCTTTCTGTTGAAACAGTATTAATATGATAAACAGAATATCATATTGCATCGTATTAGataaaattaggaaaaagaTCTACTTTATAAAAGAACCTAAACAATCCAAAGTAGAACGCAATCCAATCTGCCATCACCAACCAAATGCCAGGACCAAATTTCCGAGTAATTACCTCTAACTTGCAAGAGTTTATGAGACGTCCAGTACTGATAGTCTCTAGGGTCTGTTTTGACTCTCACAAAACTTCCCACTACCTTGTGTTCAAAACTTCCAGGCTGCTTCAGTAGCCTTTCTACTAAGCTTTTTCTTAAGTAGACAAGTTTGATGTTATCAGCAACTATAGATGCAAAGCAGCTTTGCTTGGCTGTAAAATTGACTTCCTTTTCCTGATATTTTCTAGACGAGCTTGATGTCTTCTGTTTCTTACATTCAACCATatcattttcattgtttttctcTACCAAAAAGCTTTCATCttgatcctcatcatcatcctctTCTGATTGCTCCAACTTCTCAGAAAAATGAACCTCCAGAAGATTATATATTTTGTACTTATCCAGTGATCTTTTTCTGAATATAGAATAGAGCATTTTGTCACAaagaatcttcttcttcttttttgggtgaAAAAGATTTTTCTCTTGGATGTATCCTGATATGATAGAGTCCACATCATACTGCGAGAGTTGTTTGGTTGTATCCTTACCAATGGATGTGAGGAACTCAATGAGAGGTTTTGATCCCCATCCTATAAATTGTAGTGCCTTGGAACCCCTCTTTTTTCCCATTGCCTTCTGCTGTTCTATATCACTGATGTAACAATCATGGATTATCAATTTATTATCTCCCTTGGCCTCGCCAATTCTAACTGAATTGGAGTAGCACTTGTGgtcctctctcttcttctttaatTGGGCATCGGCGAAATACGCATTATCAACAGTCAGGccttccttttcctttattATATCCCAATATTCCTTAAATAGACCTTCATACGTCTCTCGGTCTTTCAAATCTATCTTTCCCTGCAATCATAAGAAACAAGATTAAAACAAGCATATTTTCCCCtaaccaaaaagagaaagaaatttatGAAGAGAAGGAAGCTGAAGAGAGATGCTATTGAAAGTAAAAGACACTGACTGAAAGTCCTGCATTTAATACATCATAATGTATTGTTGCTCTTCATTTAATAGGAAACAGTGAAAGGTTTACTTTGAGAATCAAATCCtacattttaaaatgtttaaagCAGGTTCATAGGTAGATCGAAACAAAGataaacttttcaaattttttggcCATCCCTACCCCAGTTTATACTTACTCTCTTGAATCAACTTTTAGATTACTGATTCTATGAACATTCTTCTCTAAACTACCAGTAGAATTTTATAACTCAACCCCTAAATAAAAATGACAAGAGTAGATTACAGAATTTGTATTCTACATAGTGTATCATGAGCTAAGGTAGGAGCAGCTGCTAATATTGTGGGGTTAGGGGTctccaaaaaaattacaaaattagaaaacaaaaggcCCTACAAAAATTTAACACTGGGTGATATAGAAAAGATTGCAGTAAAGAGATATCCAATAACTTTCTAACAGAGTTGTAATATTCCTATACATACCACATTAGAATCATAATCCACATTCTGTTCTGCAAGTAGAACAAGCTTCAAGCAGTCGTTGCAGAATCCTTTCTTCCCTCTAACAGGGGCAAACTCAGCAACATCAATGCAGCTTCCACATAAGGCATTTGGACAGCAAAAGCAATGAAATTTTGCAGCCTTATAGCATAAGAAGCAAGAATGCCAATCTGAAACATAATTTCATCACTTGTGAATCTGGTATTTATAAAATCTCAGAATGTGAAACAAGCatgaagagaaaaattaatggcatttttttaataatgtatgATGCTGTGACACGGAAGTTGCAagggaaaacattttacatgGCACCTCAAAGTGCATTTTTGTCATATCATTGCAGAGAACACAAACCATCTGcgtctttattttttcactGTGCCTACACTAATTATCTTGggaaaaataccaaagaaaatgTAGATTAGCAAAAGCTGCCAAAAGGTTGCTTGCATATGAGAGCCCCTGTGAGAGTTTGGAAAATCAATACTGATTGGTCCTACTCTGCATTGAAGGGTGCGACTGTTTGCTTTGACTACTAGGCTCTGTAATTGCATGAGCTGAAGGACATACAGATGCCTTTAAAATAGCACCTGACCAGAAGATGTGATACTGTGACCTATTCTATTGTTGCTAAGAAGCTTCTTTGCAAACCTTTGTGGATGTCCATTATAAAGGTCAAAACTTTGATGGCCGAATCTATTCATTCTTGAACACATGTTGGAAGATGTGATATTTTTTCATCACAAGACCAGAACTTTGATTGCTGAAATTACAAACTTTCTGGCAGTTTATTCCTTGTAAATACAAATAGCTCTTCAGGGAAACAAACCATGTTTCTTATTGATTCCCGGGTCCGTAAATGTATAGGCCAGGGTTTTTGCCTTCTCAAGGGCCTTTTAGAGAAGTTTGAGGATATGATTTGAGGGAGTCCTCTAGTTGAATCTTTCACAGGAATGTCAAATAAAGTTCTTCCTTTTCTGTTCGCATTCttttgattataaaaaaattccaacagATAATTAACAAGCGGATTCAATATCATCATGATAGTTGTGAGCGACTTACCGCAACTCCAGTGGACTTTAGTCTTTACACATGAATCATCCTCTCCCACACATTCCGGATGGTAAACTTTTAGACAATCCCTGAAAGTGTTAAGACATGTTACTGAAATAAGGCCGTCCATAAAAGATGCAAAAAGCATTTATCAATGTATTAGGAGGCAcagattaaaaaatttgatcagCCCTAACAATTGTTAACCCTCGATCTTCTGGAAAAATTTAGTTGCAATATAAAAGTAGAAGAAGCTATTTTATGGGTTATTTGATTCTGAGAACCCAAAACTAAGATACAAATGGTAACCATATACAAGCagatatggaaaaaaaaaatgggccttGTGTACATGTTCATCATTCATACAAGAAATTAACGAACAATATGCTTCATTAAGAGTCACATTCTTTGATGCATATGTCAAATTGCATCATCTTCTATGACTTTAATAGCTATGAACTCCTTTGCTCCCCCACAAAGGTAACAAAACCAGCATACTTTAGAACAAAGCAAATTAACAATCAACAGTTGAATAAGCCATGTTAAGAGAGAAGGCAACTGAGATGACCCGCgtaatttttgtctttcatggttttgtaaattgaaaagatagaaaataaaataatattgattttatttagtaATTTTGTTACAATCCCAATTCTTTTCTGGCATCAGCTAATCTCAGATAGCTTAAAACTTATTAAAATCGATGTCCACTGAAAACACCATCAAAAAGTCTCCAAGAGATAACTCAATCCGCTGTTAATCACGTTTCACGTTTCATGATGCAGAGGTGACTAATTCAAATGCCCCTCCCCTTCCCTTGTATGGAcgtgttaaaaaataaaaacacaccatcaaaacaaaataaaaaagaaatcgaAGCACATGCAAGCAA encodes the following:
- the LOC132191142 gene encoding uncharacterized protein At5g08430-like, translating into MDSQKKECKMKKQKKRRKIIKEIDSEDWCFVCKDGGALMICDYGDCLKVYHPECVGEDDSCVKTKVHWSCDWHSCFLCYKAAKFHCFCCPNALCGSCIDVAEFAPVRGKKGFCNDCLKLVLLAEQNVDYDSNVGKIDLKDRETYEGLFKEYWDIIKEKEGLTVDNAYFADAQLKKKREDHKCYSNSVRIGEAKGDNKLIIHDCYISDIEQQKAMGKKRGSKALQFIGWGSKPLIEFLTSIGKDTTKQLSQYDVDSIISGYIQEKNLFHPKKKKKILCDKMLYSIFRKRSLDKYKIYNLLEVHFSEKLEQSEEDDDEDQDESFLVEKNNENDMVECKKQKTSSSSRKYQEKEVNFTAKQSCFASIVADNIKLVYLRKSLVERLLKQPGSFEHKVVGSFVRVKTDPRDYQYWTSHKLLQVRGIKKISSEILLQAVNAPIDIHIAMLSDGDFTEEECEDLRKMVRTGLLKKPTIVELEQKARSLHEDITKHWIERELVKLQSCVDRANEKGWRAELFQYLDRREVLKKPSEQEQLLKQAPKVIAELEELKSDSADSLEINEQKGFCSDSSLECENSQ